The following proteins are co-located in the Engraulis encrasicolus isolate BLACKSEA-1 chromosome 2, IST_EnEncr_1.0, whole genome shotgun sequence genome:
- the cd2bp2 gene encoding CD2 antigen cytoplasmic tail-binding protein 2: protein MSKRKVTFDDGDGELDLDLDDVPKKKICEGVSGPGSRFKGKHSLDSDEEDEGEEGDSSSKYNILDTDDIEGQENATIDCDEGVPITPFNLKEEMEEGHFDAEGNYFVNKDADIRDNWLDNIDWMRIREQPVKKKKKGLAAKRWRRAGDEDEAEEEKQREERQKEGDGEDSEEEEEEQEPPEDPLATYSKLQLLEGVVELLRPGETVAGGLRRLGGLGKKKKGGRLRGEAADDKPQEEPADRNAEKLDRLTALADRLVGAGEYEIYQQSYEKLAYKVKSMSQGKGKGAQQAAKNGDGEEEDELDMFGDKFDEKHGEEKETTDNQDDSTTGSDEVMWEYKWENKDDCELYGPFSSQQMQDWVDEGYFKDGVYCRRVDQENSQFYNSKRLDFELYT, encoded by the exons ATGTCTAAAAGGAAAGTGACATTcgatgatggggatggggagctCGACTTGGATTTGGACGATGTCCCCAAGAAGAAG ATATGTGAGGGGGTGAGTGGACCCGGCTCCAGGTTTAAGGGTAAACATTCTCTTGACAGcgatgaggaggatgaaggagaagaaggagactcCAGCAGCAAATACAACATACTTGACACAGATGATATTGAAG GCCAAGAAAATGCAACAATAGACTGTGATGAAGGTGTACCCATCACGCCTTTCAACCTtaaagaggagatggaagagggacACTTTGACGCAGAAGGGAATTATTTCGTCAACAAGGATGCAGACATCAGAGATAACTGGCTGGATAATATCGACTGG ATGAGGATTCGCGAGCAGcccgtgaagaagaagaagaaagggctGGCTGCCAAGCGCTGGCGGCGAGCGGGGGACGAGgacgaggcggaggaggagaagcagcgcGAGGAGCGTCAGAAGGAGGGGGACGGAGAGGAcagcgaggaggaagaggaggagcaggagccgcCCGAGGACCCGCTGGCCACCTACTCCAAGCTGCAGCTCCTGGAGGGAGTGGTGGAGCTCCTCAGGCCAGGGGAGACGGTGGCGGGGGGCCTCAGAAGGCTGGGGGGActggggaagaagaagaaaggaggcagGCTAAGGGGGGAAGCGGCCGACGACAAGCCCCAAGAGGAGCCGGCTGACAGGAACGCGGAAAAACTGGACCGGCTCACGGCGCTGGCAGACAGACTGGTGGGCGCCGGGGAGTACGAGATCTACCAGCAGAGCTATGAGAAGCTGGCCTACAAGGTGAAGAGCATGAGCCAGGGCAAGGGCAAAGGGGCTCAGCAGGCGGCTAAGAACggggacggggaggaggaggatgaactgGACATGTTTGGGGATAAGTTTGATGAAAAgcacggagaggagaaggagacgacCGACAATCAGGATGACTCAACCACAG GCAGTGATGAGGTGATGTGGGAGTATAAGTGGGAGAACAAAGATGACTGCGAGCTCTACGGACCCTTCAGTAGTCAGCAGATGCAG gatTGGGTGGACGAAGGCTACTTCAAAGATGGTGTGTACTGCAGGAGAGTTGACCAAGAGAATTCACAATTCTACAATTCAAAGAGATTGGACTTCGAGTTATATACATGA